The DNA region ATGGTGAAAAATCCGAATTTTATCCAGACAATTATTTTACGGAAGTTAGCAAAACTTTTAATGATAGTAAAACAATCATTTTTCTTAATGCCGATGCTTCTGCCTATATTGAAAAATCAAGATTTTTATCTGATAATGAAATATACTATATATTGGGGAAGAAAAGCATAGGGTTGTCAAATAAAAGTGAGATTAATGAAGATATCAGTAAGGCTAATTCATTTATGGATGGGGTAATATATTCGGCTATTTGCAACTGTGTATATATGGGATTTAAGGAAATTTATTTTTTAGGTTGTGACTGTGATTGGTATTTAAAAAAACGTGAAGCTCATTTTTACGAAGAAATTTGCATAGACAGTAGAAGTAATGAGGAGCTAATGTATGCTAATTATCAGACTTTACGGAAGTGGAGATTAGTTACAAGTTATTTTAAGGATAAGGGCATTAAGATATATAATATAGGCATAGGTGGAGAAAACGATACATGCGAAAGAGTAGATTACAATAAATTTAATTTTAAATAATTTTTTAAATTAGGACTTTACTTTTTCTCGATTTGCAATATAATACAGTTAAAAGTTGTCTTGCTAAGGACATTAACCTTAGGCGAGGCAGCTTTTTTTTATTTTTATATTGGGAGGGACAATCATGAAAACAGTTAAGTACAATTTTTGTGTAGGCAAAATGCAAGAATTTAGGGTGGAAGACTATTGGGCAGAATATATCCAAGAATTAAATCGACAAGAGTACAATAATGATCATGCTGAGACTCGAAGACATACTAGTTATTGTGAGAACCAACATAACATAGCAACTGAATATCAATTGGTTGAAAATCTTGTAATAAATAGAGAAGTTAAGCAATTAATAGAAAATATTTTAGAAAAACTTGAACCAACACAAAGAAAATTAATCGAAAAAATTTATTTGGAAAATATTTCTTTGCGTGAAATTGCCCATGTTTTGGGCGTTAGTGAAGCCGCGATATCTCATCGGCGTGACCGCGCTTTGGCTAAATTAAGAAAATATTTTGATAAGGGGGTTAATTTTTAGCTTGGAGAAGGCTTATAGGTAGAGAGACTTTTTTAAAACAAATTGCAAAGGAGGGAGAGAAGATGATACAGGAGCTAATAATGCAGTTTCGAACTAATACTAAGGCAGATATTCGAATATCAGGAATTGATTTTAACAGTTACCCAAGCTTTGCCAACTAAGATGTAATGTACTTGGGTAAGCACAATTATTAACTTGAATCCCTAGCAAAAATCTAATTGGTGAAATTACTGTTGTAAGTAATAAGCCCAAGGTAGGTTATCTTAATCTTTGCCAGAGTGAAATATAGGAATTCAAGCGGCACAGTTTAAAAAAGTCTATCAACAATTAAGGAGTTTAGTAAGGGTGGAAACTGCGTTAGGGCAATAATTTTAAACACAAATTGAATAAGTTTAACTTAGCAAAATGACTAATTAAAATCAAGAAAACAGGGAATATTGGAGGTTTTAAATTAAAAAATGAAAATAACAATTAATGCAGGGCATAGTGAAGTTGATCCAGGGGCAATTGGCAGCCGCGGTACGTTTGAGGCTACTGTTTGTCGGCAAATATCACAATTGTTTGAACAGGAACTATTAAAGCGCGGACACCAAGTACAATTCTTACAATTAGATGACTTAGAGGTAGTATGTCAACAGGCCAATGCCTATGAACCAGAACTATTTATTAGTTTACACGCTAATGCGCATGGCAATAGGCAGGCTCAAGGAACTGAGTGCTATTATTATGAAGAAAGTAATGATGGCGAGTTACTGGCAGTATGTTTGCAACAGGCGTTAGTTGCAACTTTGCAATTGCGAAATCGTGGGGTTAAGACAGCTAATTTTTATGTGCTAACTTTTACACAGGCACCTGCGGTTTTAGTGGAATTGGCATTTATCAGTAATCCTTATGAAGAAAATTTATTATGTACTAAACAACAAAGTTTTGTGCAAGCCTTACTGACTGGGCTAGAAGATTATCTAAAAATTAAGCAGTTATAGGTGAGTAGATGAATAGTGTACAAAAAAATTATATAGAATTTGAGTTAGCTAATTATCAAAGAAATTTACAAACTTTGCAAGATTTAGATAAGCATACGGACTTAAATAGTATTGTTTGGCAAAGACTAAGACTAGTTACGGAAGGGATTACTTTGGCTTTGGCGGATTTAACGCCAGAATTACAAAGGTTTATGCAATTAAAATATGGACAAAACAAGCACTATACCACAGCTGGTTTGGCATACCAACTCCATGTATCCGAGCGGACAATTCAGCGCTGGCACAATGAAGTGTGTTATCAAGTAGCTAAATATATTGGCTTTTAGCTTGTCGGAAACTTGGCGTTTGCAAACTTACTTTAGGTGTATTCTAAACACAGAAAGGAGGTGAGCAGATGGCAGTTGAAAAAGTTTGTGAAAAATCCAGCTTAAGCTTGCTCGTGCAAGTTGGAACCTTAGCTAATGGACTACCTAAGTATAAGGCTTATGGCTACAATAATATTGCGGAATCAGTTTCTGATGAAGCAGTACATACTGTAGCTTTAGAGTTAGCTAAACTCTTTAAGCCAGATATTGCTAAAGTAGTTCGGCATGATGCGGGCACTTTAGCCTAAGCTTAGGGGTAAAAATTAAGAAAGGAGGGTAAGCAGATGGCGCAAAGTTTGCAAATGGTGTTTAAAACTGTAGCTGGCAAAAGTTTATCGTTAATGGTCAATGATCCGAAAGAAAACTTGACTAAAGCTGAAGTAGAAGCGGTGATGCAGGCTGTAATTGCTAGTGGGGCAATTGAAACAGCTAAAGGCGATAAACCAGCAGCAATCAAAGAAATATTCGTAATTAGCAAAGATAAGCAGTTGTTATCAGCCTAGTCTGCTGAAAGATGCCTATGCAAGAGACGGATTTGCTGAGTATTATCGCAAACTTCGGCTTTCCTATGGCACTGAGTTGGTATCTATTATTGCGCATGGAGCGTAAACTAGATATGCTAACTGAAGTAATCAATAGACTAAGCAATTTGCTAAATGAAAAAATTAAATAAGAAAAAGATAGTTAATAGCGTAAGCAAGACACTTCTAAGGTTAGATTGCAAGATCTAATAAATAGCTATTAACTATCTTTTTTCTTGTTAATTGAAGGTTATATATAGGAAAAAAAGCGATAAAATGATATAATTAAATGTAAATTTTGAAAAACGGAAAATAAAATATAGAGGGTAGGAAATAATTAAATATGGGTACAATTAATGAAGAATATATCTCAGTGGAAAATCTTAAACATGAAAGATTTGCGCCAATTGTGCTATTTGTTTACAATCGGCCTTGGCATACGCAGCAAACAGTAGAAGCCTTGCAAAAGAATGTATATGCAGCTGAAAGCGAACTTATTATTTATGCGGATGCGGCGAAAAATGCTCAAGCTGAAGAAAAAGTGCAAGAAGTAAGAAAATATATAAAGAGCATTACTGGATTTAAAAGTGTAAAAATAATAGAGCAAAAAACTAACTAAGGATTGGCTAATAGTATAATTAACGGTGTCACAGAGGTTGTGAACAAGTATGGGCGAATTATTGTCTTAGAAGATGATATAGTGACTTCAAAATGGTTTTTAAAGTATATGAATGATGCCTTAGAAGTTTACAAAGATGAAGAAAAAGTTATGACTATTGGAGGGTATTTGTATCCTATTGATAATAAAAGTCTCTCAACTCCATTTTTTCTTAAAAAAGGGAATTGTTGGGGCTGGGCTACTTGGTCAAGGGCATGGGCTTACTTTGAACGTAATCCAGATAAATTGGTAAAAAATTTTGATAGTGTCAAAATTAAAAAATTTAATTTTGACAATGAAGAGAATATATGGGGGCAGGTTTTAGATAATATTGACGGGAAAATATATACATGGG from Succinispira mobilis DSM 6222 includes:
- a CDS encoding RNA polymerase sigma factor — its product is MKTVKYNFCVGKMQEFRVEDYWAEYIQELNRQEYNNDHAETRRHTSYCENQHNIATEYQLVENLVINREVKQLIENILEKLEPTQRKLIEKIYLENISLREIAHVLGVSEAAISHRRDRALAKLRKYFDKGVNF
- a CDS encoding N-acetylmuramoyl-L-alanine amidase family protein: MKITINAGHSEVDPGAIGSRGTFEATVCRQISQLFEQELLKRGHQVQFLQLDDLEVVCQQANAYEPELFISLHANAHGNRQAQGTECYYYEESNDGELLAVCLQQALVATLQLRNRGVKTANFYVLTFTQAPAVLVELAFISNPYEENLLCTKQQSFVQALLTGLEDYLKIKQL
- a CDS encoding DUF1659 domain-containing protein is translated as MAVEKVCEKSSLSLLVQVGTLANGLPKYKAYGYNNIAESVSDEAVHTVALELAKLFKPDIAKVVRHDAGTLA
- a CDS encoding DUF2922 domain-containing protein — translated: MAQSLQMVFKTVAGKSLSLMVNDPKENLTKAEVEAVMQAVIASGAIETAKGDKPAAIKEIFVISKDKQLLSA
- a CDS encoding YvrJ family protein; its protein translation is MQETDLLSIIANFGFPMALSWYLLLRMERKLDMLTEVINRLSNLLNEKIK